ATACTAAAATTGTAGATGTTATTTCTGCTCTTAAAGAGTACGGAATTGCAGTTACTATTTATGATCCTTTAGTAGATCCTATAGCCGTACAACATGAATATGGCCTTGAAACTGTTGTTACCCCTCCGAATCAAAAATTTGATTCCGTTGTTTTAGCTGTAGCACACCACGAATTTTTAGCCCTTGATTTACGTCAGTTTCAGAAAGAGAACAGTTTACTGTATGATGTAAAAGGGGTATTGGGTGATGGAGTTGATGGAAGGCTTTAGTTGGGTGTTTGGTTCTGGGTATTGGGTTTTGGGTATTGGGTTTTGGGTTTTGGGTGAATGGTGAGAAGTGAGTGGTGAATGGTGAGAGGTGAATGATGAGTGGTGAATTGTGAATTGTGAGTGGTGAGAAGTTACAGATAGCAAGTTTATTTTTTGGATTTTTCAAATCCTTTGTTTTATTCAATACTGCATTTAGATACCTATATAAATTAATACGTTTCCTTTTACTATACTATTTAGATCGTTTTAGCGTTTTTTTTCGCTAAAAAATAATTGTTAGTTGGAATGCCCCCCTTGTCGATAAACACTTAAAATAGTAAAAAAATATGAAAATAGGAATCACTTTTAGCGCATTCGATTTGTTGCATGCGGGACATATTACGATGTTAGAAGAAGCGAAACGTCAATGTGATTATTTGATTGCGGCTTTGCAAACGGATCCTACGATTGACCGTCCCGAAAAAAACAGGCCTACCCAATCTGTGGTAGAACGTTACATTCAGTTGAAAGGATGCAAATTTGTTGATGAAATTGTGCCTTATGCGACTGAACAGGATTTAGAAGATATTTTGCGCTCTTTCCGAATTGATGTGCGTATCATTGGAGATGAATACAAAGACAAAAATTTTACCGGCCGTACTTATTGTGAAGAAAAAGGGATTGACCTCTATTTTAATGTACGGGATCATCGGTTTTCCAGCAGCAGTCTTCGTAAGGAAGTTGCTGAGAAGGAATTGCTGAAGGTGAAGTAGGGCTTTTTGGGTTCTGGGTGTTGGGTTCTGGGTTTTAGGTGTTAGTGAAAGGTGAGTTGTGAGAAGTGAGTTGTGAATGGTGAGAAGTGAATGGTGGGAAGTGAAAAGTTGCAGCATTTAGGTTGTTTTTAAACCTTTACTAAAGAAACAAAAAAAAGAGGTGGGATTAATTTTATCCTGCTCCAAAAAAATATAATTTTAATTGCCCCAATAGGCTGTTTTGTAAATCCCAAATTGATTTAACGAATCACTTAAAATTACTAATTACAGAAAAAAATAATATGGAAAAACTACATTCGATTACACATGTCATTCTTACGGGAGGTGTTGGGAGCCGTTTATGGCCGCTATCCAGAAAAAGCCAACCCAAACAATATTTAGATTTATTTGAAGGTAAATCTTTATTTGAAATGACTGTGGAACGTAATCGTACTTTGGTAGACCAGGTTATGGTTGTGGGAAATATTGACAATTGTCATTTGAGCCGACAGGTACTGGAGAAGTCTAATACTCCTTATATTGATATTATAGAATCTACTCCGAGAAATACTGCAGCGGCTATTGCTTTTGCTGCATTGGCTTCTGATCCGGAGGCTATTTTAATTGTAACACCATCCGATCATATTATAGATGATATGGAACAGTACAATCAGGCCATTCAGGAAGCGATTGAAAAAGCTTCCCAAGGTTTTATTGTCACTTTTGGTATCGTTCCGACCAAACCTGAAACGGGATATGGTTACATTGAAAGAAAAGGAGACAATGTCGTTTCTTTTCGGGAAAAGCCCAATAAAGTTACGGCAACTGATTTCATAGCCAAAGGCAATTTTCTTTGGAACAGCGGTATGTTTTGTTTTAAAGCAGGCGTTTTATTGGACGAATTAAAGGCTTTTCATCCTGAAGTATATGAAAAATCAAAAATAGCCTGGGAAGCTAATATTGCGGGAAATTTGGATTTAGCTTTATCCATGGATATTCCTTCTATCAGTATTGATTATGCTGTAATGGAGCGTAGTAAAAAGATAAAAGTAGTTCCTTCGACCTTTGTTTGGTCTGATTTGGGTTCCTTTGAATCGGTCTATGATTATTTGGTTTCTAAAGGACACCCTGTTGACAGTAATGGGAATATGGTTATTGGAACGAACAATTACACCGCTTTTATAGGTGTTAAAAATACCATATTTGTTCATACCGAGACTGCTAATTTGATTTTGCAAAAAGAATCCTCTCAGGATGTTAAAAATATTTACAGTGCTTTGGAAAAACAAAATTCTGATTTATTGAATTAATAAAATCACACTATGAATAACGATACTAAAATATATATTGCGGGTCATAATGGTATGGTAGGGAGTGCTATTTGGCGTACCTTATCTGCTAAAGGATATACTAATTTATTAGGGGTTTCCAGCAACCAATTGGACTTGAGAAATCAACAGGCGGTTCAAGACTTTATCCGTTTGGAACAGCCCGATGTTATTATTGACGCAGCGGCACGTGTTGGTGGGATTTTGGCCAATAATGATTATCCCTATCCCTTTATTATGGAGAATATGCAAATCCAGAATAATCTAATCGATACCGCTTTGCAATCCGGTGTTGAAAAATTTATTTTTTTGGGCAGTTCTTGTATCTATCCTAAATTAGCCCCTCAGCCTTTGAAAGAGGACTATTTACTTACTGGTGTTTTGGAACCTACGAATGAGTGGTATGCGATTGCTAAAATTACCGGCGTAAAAGCCTGTCAAGCAATTCGCAAACAATTTGGTAAAGATTATGTAAGCTTGATGCCTACTAATTTATACGGTACCCATGATAATTTTGATTTGAACACCTCACATGTTTTGCCTGCTATGATGCGAAAATTTCATGAGGCGAAATTAAATAATCATGCTCCGGTAACCCTTTGGGGCAGCGGAACTCCTATGCGGGAATTTTTATTTGTGGATGACATGGCTGCAGCAGTAGTTTTTGCTTTAGAAAATAAACTGCCGGACTATTTATACAATATTGGAACAGGAGAAGATTTGACTATCCAACAACTGGCCGAAACCATTCAAAAAATCACAGGACATCAGGGAGCCATCATTTGGGATAGCAGCAAACCGGACGGCACTCCACGGAAATTGATGGATATTTCCAAGATGCACGAATTAGGCTGGAAACATCAGGTGCAGTTGGAAGAAGGGATCCAATTGACTTACGATTGGTTTGTGGAGCATGCGGATGCGTTTAAGCAAGTGAAGATGTAGGGTTGTTTTTCGTTTACCGTATTTCGTTTTTCGTCCATCGTTTATGAAACAACAAATAACGGGCAACGGAAATTGGTTTTTTTTCGTCCATCGTCCATCGTATTTCGTCCATCGTTTATGAAACAGCGAATAACGAACAAGGGGCAACGAGCAAGGAATAACGAGCAACGGAAATCGGTTTTTTTTCGTCCATCGTCCATCGTTTTTCGTCCATCGTTGATGAAACAACAAATAACGAGCAACGAATAACGGGCAGCGAACAACGAAAATCGTTTACCGCAAATACATATTATGGAGTCAAATTTAGAAGTTTGGAAATTAGCACATCAATTAACTATAGCTGTTTATAAAATTACTCAAACCTTCCCTAAATCAGAACAATTTGGTCTTGTTAGTCAAGTCAGAAGAAGTGTAAGCAGCGTTCCAACAAATATAATTGAAGGACAGGCCAGACAATATAAAAAAGAATTTATTCAGTTTTTATATATAGCTAAAGGTTCATTAGAAGAAACCAATTATCATTTATATTTATCCAAAGATTTAGGATACATTAGTGAAATTGAATATCAATTTTTATTTGAATTGTGTACCAGAATAAAAATGATGTTATATAAATTAATAAAGTCAATGCAACAGTAAGCGTTTTTTCGTTTACCGTTTTTGGTTCATCGACCAACGAAAATCGAACAACAAATAATAAAACATGAGTACAAAACAAAAAGTTGCCCTAGTAACAGGTATTACAGGTCAAGACGGATCTTATTTAGCTGAATTATTATTGGAAAAAGGATATCAAGTGCATGGCGTAAAAAGACGTGCCTCTTCTTTTAATACGCAGCGAATTGATCATATTTATCAAGACCAACACGAGAATCATGTTAATTTTAAATTGCACTATGGTGATTTGACTGATTCTACCAATATCATAAGAATCATTCAGGAAGTACAACCTGATGAGATTTATAATTTGGGAGCTATGTCTCATGTTAAGGTATCTTTTGATTCTCCAGAATATGTGGCTAACGTCGATGGTATTGGTACTTTGAGAATATTAGAAGCTGTTCGAATTCTTGGTCTTGAAAAGAGAACCAGAATCTATCAAGCCTCTACTTCTGAGTTGTACGGAGGCTTAGCAGAAAATAAAAATGCTGCCGGATTTTATGACGAGAACTCTCCATTCTATCCCCGTT
This region of Flavobacterium lacustre genomic DNA includes:
- a CDS encoding adenylyltransferase/cytidyltransferase family protein → MKIGITFSAFDLLHAGHITMLEEAKRQCDYLIAALQTDPTIDRPEKNRPTQSVVERYIQLKGCKFVDEIVPYATEQDLEDILRSFRIDVRIIGDEYKDKNFTGRTYCEEKGIDLYFNVRDHRFSSSSLRKEVAEKELLKVK
- a CDS encoding mannose-1-phosphate guanylyltransferase gives rise to the protein MEKLHSITHVILTGGVGSRLWPLSRKSQPKQYLDLFEGKSLFEMTVERNRTLVDQVMVVGNIDNCHLSRQVLEKSNTPYIDIIESTPRNTAAAIAFAALASDPEAILIVTPSDHIIDDMEQYNQAIQEAIEKASQGFIVTFGIVPTKPETGYGYIERKGDNVVSFREKPNKVTATDFIAKGNFLWNSGMFCFKAGVLLDELKAFHPEVYEKSKIAWEANIAGNLDLALSMDIPSISIDYAVMERSKKIKVVPSTFVWSDLGSFESVYDYLVSKGHPVDSNGNMVIGTNNYTAFIGVKNTIFVHTETANLILQKESSQDVKNIYSALEKQNSDLLN
- a CDS encoding GDP-L-fucose synthase family protein is translated as MNNDTKIYIAGHNGMVGSAIWRTLSAKGYTNLLGVSSNQLDLRNQQAVQDFIRLEQPDVIIDAAARVGGILANNDYPYPFIMENMQIQNNLIDTALQSGVEKFIFLGSSCIYPKLAPQPLKEDYLLTGVLEPTNEWYAIAKITGVKACQAIRKQFGKDYVSLMPTNLYGTHDNFDLNTSHVLPAMMRKFHEAKLNNHAPVTLWGSGTPMREFLFVDDMAAAVVFALENKLPDYLYNIGTGEDLTIQQLAETIQKITGHQGAIIWDSSKPDGTPRKLMDISKMHELGWKHQVQLEEGIQLTYDWFVEHADAFKQVKM
- a CDS encoding four helix bundle protein, producing MESNLEVWKLAHQLTIAVYKITQTFPKSEQFGLVSQVRRSVSSVPTNIIEGQARQYKKEFIQFLYIAKGSLEETNYHLYLSKDLGYISEIEYQFLFELCTRIKMMLYKLIKSMQQ